Below is a window of Streptomyces sp. NBC_00223 DNA.
TCCTGAAAAAAGCCACGGCCTTCTTCGCGCGGGAGAGCGACCGGTGAGCGAGGTCTACCGGTTCATCGCGGCGGAGAAGGCCACCTACCCGGTCACCCTGCTCTGCCGCGTACTCGGTGTTCCTCGCTCCTCCTTCTACGCCTGGAGCGACGGCGAGGACACCCGGCGCGCGCGCCGTCGGGCCGACGAAGCACTCGTGCACGAGATCACGGTGGTCCACCTGGCCTCCAGGGGCGCCTACGGCGTCCCGCGCGTTCATGCCGAGCTGCGGCGGCTGGGCCATGGCGTGAACCGCAAGCGTGTCGAGCGGCTGATGCGCGAACGAGGCATCGCCGGAGTCACCCGCCGTCACCGCCGGTCGCTGACCCGGCCGGACAAGCAGGCGCGGCCCGCACCGGACCTGATCGGCCGTGACTTCACCGCGGACCGGCCCGGCACCCGCCTGGTCGGCGACATCACCTACCTGCCGACCGAGGAGGGCTGGCTCTACCTCGCCTGCTGGCTGGACCTGGCCACCCGCGAGATCGTCGGCTGGTCGATGGCCGACCACCACCGCGCCGACCTGGTCGTCGACGCCCTGCACAAGGCCCACGGACGCGGTCGCCTGGAACCGGACTGCATCGCGCACAGCGACCGCGGAAGCGAATACACCTCGGCTCAATTCCGCAGCGAGGTAACCAGGTTGGGCATGAGGGCGAGCACCGGACGCACCGGCTCGTGTTACGACAACGCCGCAGCCGAGAGCTTCTGGGCGGTTCTCAAAGCCGAGATCGGCA
It encodes the following:
- a CDS encoding IS3 family transposase, with translation MSEVYRFIAAEKATYPVTLLCRVLGVPRSSFYAWSDGEDTRRARRRADEALVHEITVVHLASRGAYGVPRVHAELRRLGHGVNRKRVERLMRERGIAGVTRRHRRSLTRPDKQARPAPDLIGRDFTADRPGTRLVGDITYLPTEEGWLYLACWLDLATREIVGWSMADHHRADLVVDALHKAHGRGRLEPDCIAHSDRGSEYTSAQFRSEVTRLGMRASTGRTGSCYDNAAAESFWAVLKAEIGTRTWPDRATARTEVFSFIETFYNRRRLRKHPNWGYLTPHETRQRHTIAA